Proteins from one Capricornis sumatraensis isolate serow.1 chromosome 2, serow.2, whole genome shotgun sequence genomic window:
- the CHMP4A gene encoding charged multivesicular body protein 4a: MSGLGRLFGRGKKEKGPTPEEAIQKLKETEKILIKKQEFLEQKIEQELQTAKKHGTKNKRAALQALRRKKRLEQQLAQTDGTLSTLEFQREAIENATTNAEVLRTMELAAQGLKKAYQDMDIDKVDELMADITEQQEVAQQISDAISRPVGFGDDVDEDELLEELEELEQEELARELLHVGDEEEEPPVALPSVPATHLPAEPAPKADEDEAALKQLAEWVS; encoded by the exons ATGAGTGGGCTTGGCCGGCTGTTCGGGAGGG gaaagaaggagaaggggccaacccCTGAAGAGGCAATACAGAAACTGAAGGAGACGGAGAAGATATTGATCAAGAAACAGGAATTTCTGGAGCAGAAGATTGAACAGGAGCTACAAACCGCCAAGAAGCATGGGACCAAGAACAAGAGAG CTGCCCTACAGGCTTTGCGGAGGAAGAAAAGGTTGGAACAGCAGCTGGCACAAACCGACGGGACATTATCCACCCTGGAGTTTCAGCGTGAGGCCATTGAGAATGCCACCACCAATGCAGAAGTGCTTCGTACCATGGAGCTTGCTGCCCAAGGCTTGAAGAAGGCCTACCAGGACAT GGACATTGACAAGGTGGATGAACTGATGGCTGACATCACAGAACAACAGGAGGTGGCCCAGCAGATCTCAGATGCCATTTCTCGGCCTGTGGGCTTTGGAGATGACGTGGATGAG GATGAGCTGTTGGAGGAGCTAGAGGAGCTGGAGCAGGAGGAATTGGCCCGAGAGTTGTTACACGTTGGTGACGAGGAGGAGGAGCCCCCAGTCGCACTGCCCAGTGTACCTGCTACACATCTGCCTGCAGAGCCAG CTCCCAAAGCGGATGAAGATGAAGCGGCACTAAAGCAGTTGGCTGAGTGGGTGTCCTGA
- the MDP1 gene encoding magnesium-dependent phosphatase 1 isoform X2, which yields MARLPKLAVFDLDYTLWPFWVDTHVDPPFHKSRTSEVEGANQLLELFDLVRYFVHREIYPGSKVTHFERLQRKTGVPFSQMIFFDDEKRNIVDVSKLGVTCIHVQHGMSLQTLTQGLDAFTKAQAGL from the exons ATGGCGCGACTTCCGAAACTCGCAGTCTTCGATCTAG ATTACACGCTCTGGCCGTTCTGGGTGGACACGCACGTAGACCCCCCGTTCCACAAGAGCAG GACAAGTGAGGTTGAAGGAGCCAACCAGCTGCTGGAGCTCTTTGACCTTGTCAGATACTTTGTTCATCGGGAAATCTATCCAGGCAGCAAAGTCACGCACTTTGAGAG GTTGCAGCGGAAGACCGGAGTTCCTTTCTCCCAGATGATCTTCTTTGATGATGAGAAGAGGAACATCGTAGATGTCAGCAAACTGG gtGTTACCTGCATTCATGTCCAGCATGGAATGAGCCTTCAAACCCTAACTCAAGGATTAGATGCATTCACAAAGGCCCAGGCTGGACTCTGA
- the MDP1 gene encoding magnesium-dependent phosphatase 1 isoform X1, whose amino-acid sequence MARLPKLAVFDLDYTLWPFWVDTHVDPPFHKSSDGTVRDRRGQSIQLYPEVPEVLERLRGLGVPIAAASRTSEVEGANQLLELFDLVRYFVHREIYPGSKVTHFERLQRKTGVPFSQMIFFDDEKRNIVDVSKLGVTCIHVQHGMSLQTLTQGLDAFTKAQAGL is encoded by the exons ATGGCGCGACTTCCGAAACTCGCAGTCTTCGATCTAG ATTACACGCTCTGGCCGTTCTGGGTGGACACGCACGTAGACCCCCCGTTCCACAAGAGCAG TGATGGAACTGTACGAGATAGGCGGGGCCAGAGCATCCAGCTGTACCCTGAGGTGCCTGAGGTCCTGGAACGATTGCGGGGCCTGGGAGTGCCCATTGCGGCTGCTTCACG GACAAGTGAGGTTGAAGGAGCCAACCAGCTGCTGGAGCTCTTTGACCTTGTCAGATACTTTGTTCATCGGGAAATCTATCCAGGCAGCAAAGTCACGCACTTTGAGAG GTTGCAGCGGAAGACCGGAGTTCCTTTCTCCCAGATGATCTTCTTTGATGATGAGAAGAGGAACATCGTAGATGTCAGCAAACTGG gtGTTACCTGCATTCATGTCCAGCATGGAATGAGCCTTCAAACCCTAACTCAAGGATTAGATGCATTCACAAAGGCCCAGGCTGGACTCTGA